A single Vanacampus margaritifer isolate UIUO_Vmar chromosome 7, RoL_Vmar_1.0, whole genome shotgun sequence DNA region contains:
- the metrnlb gene encoding meteorin-like protein: MIRPWAVLHWVTMALVYRAVAQYSSDQCSWRGSGLSHESHRRDVEQVYLRCSQGSLEWLYPTGAIIVNLRPNTEPSSANMAGVHVCVKPQPHSQGSHLYLEQAGDLKLLMAESEQAQGKIRCFSLNDGALFVEAVHQADISRRITAFQYELVSSQAPGVHLYPHLRPDFVTCEPCSDEEVLLAVCTSDFAGIGVFEGALLLTEEHTLVELTLSRLFHQKDSMFAGGRARSRRWTERVNIPAKCGVPLGGHEYLLTGSVHFGEAWLGCAPRYKDFLRLYGRARMAGSNPCHINTD; encoded by the exons ATGATCCGACCGTGGGCTGTACTGCACTGGGTCACGATGGCGCTGGTGTACCGGGCCGTGGCTCAGTACTCCAGCGACCAGTGTAGCTGGCGAGGAAG CGGTCTGAGCCACGAGTCGCATCGCAGAGATGTGGAGCAGGTCTACTTGCGCTGCTCCCAGGGCTCGCTGGAGTGGCTCTACCCGACCGGCGCCATCATCGTTAACCTGCGTCCAAACACAGAACCGTCATCGGCAAACATGGCGGGTGTCCATGTGTGTGTCAAACCCCAGCCGCACTCACAG GGTTCTCACTTGTATCTGGAACAAGCTGGTGATCTGAAACTGCTGATGGCCGAGAGCGAGCAGGCGCAGGGAAAAATACGTTGCTTCAGCCTCAACGACGGAGCTCTGTTTGTGGAGGCCGTCCACCAGGCGGACATCAGTCGGAGGATAACCGCTTTCCAGTATGAGCTGGTGTCCAGCCAAGCTCCCGGAGTGCACTTGTACCCGCACCTTCGCCCTGATTTTG TCACATGTGAACCTTGTTCGGATGAAGAAGTCCTCTTGGCTGTCTGCACCAGTGACTTTG CGGGCATCGGCGTCTTTGAAGGTGCGCTGCTGCTCACCGAAGAACACACCCTGGTCGAGCTGACTCTGAGTCGGCTCTTCCACCAAAAGGACAGCATGTTTGCCGGTGGCAGGGCCAGATCGCGGCGTTGGACGGAACGTGTCAACATTCCGGCAAAGTGTGGCGTTCCCCTCGGAGGACATGAGTACCTTCTGACCGGCTCAGTCCATTTTGGCGAAGCGTGGCTTGGTTGCGCGCCTCGTTACAAGGACTTCTTGAGGCTTTATGGCAGAGCGCGGATGGCAGGAAGCAACCCTTGTCACATTAACACCGACTGA
- the tekt4 gene encoding tektin-4 isoform X1, with amino-acid sequence MGESVVMASSTTTQIMCSRCKKMSAEVLVSKPHYEGGAVAQGLLQEQGAPFEPPPGLASTGLATAGFRSAKYTPAEWFSGYRSLLQQAASDQLTAHTIQEESRVMRKDTEATTVQTQTDGTRLLGERLQDIHLWKSELQEHISRLLSDTTALQGLKVRLEKALDATETPYAIAVDNLTCRSRRLGPDLVRDCVEEELYKEVELIRNVQALLKRTIEQVATQIKLNRDTKKTLEFDWSDKYEAYALDLQCGRFNDKSTDTQHYTISTAMQQQMSDVSSWIKFTQENLYRAFREEQASKELSELVQQVLLDTTKDLRIQCSNVDQAFLQRCAEQMDAKIQLERQFKQTLEQIGAQERNIVALQKAIDDKDAPQRAAESRLYRRYHRPNMELCRDEPQISLEGEVREIDATLTSLKQQLSDSRSSLAHLEGTRMSLEKDIMCKTNSLFIEREKCMTQRKLYPTISTLSGYWT; translated from the exons ATGGGTGAATCAGTAGTTATGGCTTCTTCCACAACAACGCAAATAATGTGCAG CCGTTGTAAGAAAATGAGCGCGGAGGTGTTAGTGTCAAAGCCACACTATGAAGGCGGAGCGGTGGCTCAGGGGCTCCTGCAGGAGCAAGGGGCCCCTTTCGAGCCGCCCCCGGGCTTAGCTTCCACGGGCTTAGCTACCGCGGGCTTCCGCTCCGCTAAATACACCCCGGCCGAGTGGTTCTCCGGCTACCGCAGCCTCCTCCAGCAGGCCGCCTCCGACCAGCTCACGGCCCATACCATCCAGGAGGAGTCCAGGGTCATGCGCAAGGACACCGAGGCCACTACTGTGCAGACCCAGACGGACGGGACCCGCCTGCTGGGAGAGAGGCTGCAGGACATCCACCTGTGGAAGTCGGAGCTGCAGGAGCACATCAGCCGGCTGCTGTCCGACACGACGGCTCTGCAGGGGCTCAAGGTGAGGCTGGAGAAGGCGCTGGACGCCACCGAGACTCCTTACGCCATCGCCGTCGATAACTTGACATGCAGGAGCCGGCGGTTGGGACCAGACTTGGTCCGGGACTGTGTGGAGGAGGAGCTGTACAAG GAAGTGGAGTTGATCAGGAATGTCCAGGCTCTTCTGAAGCGAACCATAGAGCAGGTTGCTACTCAGATCAA GTTGAACAGAGATACCAAGAAGACGTTGGAGTTTGACTGGTCAGATAAGTATGAGGCCTACGCCTTGGACCTCCAATGTGGAAGATTCAACGACAAAAGTACAGATACGCAGCACTACACCATTTCAACTGCTATGCAGCAGCA GATGTCTGACGTCTCTTCATGGATTAAATTCACACAAGAAAACCTCTACAGGGCCTTCCGGGAGGAACAGGCCTCTAAGGAACTCAG TGAGCTCGTGCAGCAGGTGCTACTTGATACCACTAAGGACCTGAGAATCCAATGCTCCAATGTGGACCAAGCCTTCCTCCAGCGCTGTGCTGAACAGATGGATGCCAAGATCCAGCTAGAGCGGCAGTTCAAGCAg ACCCTGGAGCAAATTGGAGCTCAGGAGAGGAATATAGTGGCCCTTCAGAAAGCCATCGATGACAAGGATGCCCCACAGAGAGCGGCTGAGTCTCGGCTGTACCGCCGCTATCACAGACCCAACATGGAGCTCTGCAGGGATGAACCACAAATCAG CTTAGAAGGAGAGGTGCGGGAGATTGACGCCACCCTGACATCTCTGAAACAGCAGCTGAGCGATTCCCGCAGCTCACTGGCCCACCTGGAGGGCACCCGCATGTCACTCGAGAAGGACATTATGTGTAAAACCAACTCGCTGTTCATCGAAAGAGAGAAATGCATGACGCAACGCAAATTGTATCCGACAATCTCCACCCTCTCTGGGTACTGGACATAA
- the tekt4 gene encoding tektin-4 isoform X2, translated as MGESVVMASSTTTQIMCSRCKKMSAEVLVSKPHYEGGAVAQGLLQEQGAPFEPPPGLASTGLATAGFRSAKYTPAEWFSGYRSLLQQAASDQLTAHTIQEESRVMRKDTEATTVQTQTDGTRLLGERLQDIHLWKSELQEHISRLLSDTTALQGLKEVELIRNVQALLKRTIEQVATQIKLNRDTKKTLEFDWSDKYEAYALDLQCGRFNDKSTDTQHYTISTAMQQQMSDVSSWIKFTQENLYRAFREEQASKELSELVQQVLLDTTKDLRIQCSNVDQAFLQRCAEQMDAKIQLERQFKQTLEQIGAQERNIVALQKAIDDKDAPQRAAESRLYRRYHRPNMELCRDEPQISLEGEVREIDATLTSLKQQLSDSRSSLAHLEGTRMSLEKDIMCKTNSLFIEREKCMTQRKLYPTISTLSGYWT; from the exons ATGGGTGAATCAGTAGTTATGGCTTCTTCCACAACAACGCAAATAATGTGCAG CCGTTGTAAGAAAATGAGCGCGGAGGTGTTAGTGTCAAAGCCACACTATGAAGGCGGAGCGGTGGCTCAGGGGCTCCTGCAGGAGCAAGGGGCCCCTTTCGAGCCGCCCCCGGGCTTAGCTTCCACGGGCTTAGCTACCGCGGGCTTCCGCTCCGCTAAATACACCCCGGCCGAGTGGTTCTCCGGCTACCGCAGCCTCCTCCAGCAGGCCGCCTCCGACCAGCTCACGGCCCATACCATCCAGGAGGAGTCCAGGGTCATGCGCAAGGACACCGAGGCCACTACTGTGCAGACCCAGACGGACGGGACCCGCCTGCTGGGAGAGAGGCTGCAGGACATCCACCTGTGGAAGTCGGAGCTGCAGGAGCACATCAGCCGGCTGCTGTCCGACACGACGGCTCTGCAGGGGCTCAAG GAAGTGGAGTTGATCAGGAATGTCCAGGCTCTTCTGAAGCGAACCATAGAGCAGGTTGCTACTCAGATCAA GTTGAACAGAGATACCAAGAAGACGTTGGAGTTTGACTGGTCAGATAAGTATGAGGCCTACGCCTTGGACCTCCAATGTGGAAGATTCAACGACAAAAGTACAGATACGCAGCACTACACCATTTCAACTGCTATGCAGCAGCA GATGTCTGACGTCTCTTCATGGATTAAATTCACACAAGAAAACCTCTACAGGGCCTTCCGGGAGGAACAGGCCTCTAAGGAACTCAG TGAGCTCGTGCAGCAGGTGCTACTTGATACCACTAAGGACCTGAGAATCCAATGCTCCAATGTGGACCAAGCCTTCCTCCAGCGCTGTGCTGAACAGATGGATGCCAAGATCCAGCTAGAGCGGCAGTTCAAGCAg ACCCTGGAGCAAATTGGAGCTCAGGAGAGGAATATAGTGGCCCTTCAGAAAGCCATCGATGACAAGGATGCCCCACAGAGAGCGGCTGAGTCTCGGCTGTACCGCCGCTATCACAGACCCAACATGGAGCTCTGCAGGGATGAACCACAAATCAG CTTAGAAGGAGAGGTGCGGGAGATTGACGCCACCCTGACATCTCTGAAACAGCAGCTGAGCGATTCCCGCAGCTCACTGGCCCACCTGGAGGGCACCCGCATGTCACTCGAGAAGGACATTATGTGTAAAACCAACTCGCTGTTCATCGAAAGAGAGAAATGCATGACGCAACGCAAATTGTATCCGACAATCTCCACCCTCTCTGGGTACTGGACATAA
- the LOC144055139 gene encoding lysyl oxidase homolog 4-like codes for MLFLSSLSTVFLLLLLYPSELPAQEARVRLAGAGRRDTNEGRLEVFYNGVWGTVCDDQVDMNLANVACRQLGFQSSFTWAHSSKFGQGQGQIWLDNVNCRGHERSIAECGSNGWGVHDCTHAEDLGIICSPERSPGASGGETSSSSRNEQRQPRQRTPQQQPAPPPVSSQGRGHEIALHRNPPSSRRNRISPQENGHEIQIPRRYRGPTQVTSQPAASTTQRQEEETSRRGPPASRRQSERQSNRQTYSPPQPDRQQQYSGNHIEPDPVNPDMGLESDTQYIQSADSVQLAEARLRAVLSGSRGGLVTEGVLEVKHAGKWRHVCSHGWDLSSSRVVCGMLGFPSAEAFDQNAYRKLWDSKLADPSSRLRTQITKKAYWVEKVQCQGVEVSLSQCQAQLALRRRDGPCAGGMHAVVRCVPGPQFARNGRRHSSHSVSSDVRLKAGPRLGEGRVEVLKEGKWGSVADHLWDITDASVVCRELGFGTAKEALTRAQLGEGSGPIHMNSVQCTGRERSLTECPSKGVPLYTIKHNQDASVRCNVPNTGTQTTVRLAGGRDKAEGRVEVLIEVGGVKRWGSVCSENWGINEAMVVCRQLGLGFASRAHQETWYWTSSSDARDVLLSGSHCTGSEMSIQQCRKNTHVYCPRGGDGRAAGVTCVESAPDLVVDAQLLQESSYLEDRPLHLLSCANEENCLSSSAARMNWPYGHRRLLRFSSRIMNNGRADFQPRASRENWIWHQCHRHYHSIEVFTHYDLLTLNGTRVAEGHKASFCLEDTYCPEGLHKRYSCYNMGQQGISIGCWDTYRHDIDCQWIDITDVRPGEYVFQVEVNPSLDMAESDFKNNVIRCRCKYDGARVYMFGCHAGDAYSADTEDLFDHQRQISNNFL; via the exons ATGCTGTTCCTCAGCTCCCTATCCACCGTCTTCCTGCTGCTTCTTCTCTACCCCTCTGAGCTGCCTGCACAAGAGGCCAGGGTGCGGCTTGCAGGCGCAGGCCGCCGCGATACCAACGAAGGTCGTCTGGAGGTCTTCTACAATGGCGTATGGGGCACGGTGTGTGACGACCAGGTGGATATGAACCTGGCCAATGTGGCGTGCAGACAGTTGGGATTTCAAAGCAGTTTCACCTGGGCGCACAGTAGCAAATTTGGTCAGGGGCAAG GTCAGATCTGGTTGGACAATGTGAACTGCAGAGGCCATGAGCGCTCCATTGCGGAATGCGGCTCCAATGGTTGGGGAGTCCACGACTGCACCCACGCTGAGGACCTGGGGATCATTTGCAGCCCAGAAAGAAGTCCCGGTGCCTCAGGAGGGGagacctcttcctcctccagaaATGAGCAGCGACAACCGAGACAGAGAACCCCGCAGCAGCAGCCGGCCCCTCCGCCAGTCTCATCTCAGGGCCGAGGCCACGAGATCGCCCTGCACCGCAACCCGCCATCTTCACGCCGCAACAGGATCTCACCGCAGGAGAACGGCCACGAGATTCAGATCCCACGAAGGTATAGAGGGCCAACACAGGTCACATCACAGCCGGCAGCCAGCACCACCCAAAGGCAGGAGGAGGAGACGTCAAGAAGAGGACCACCTGCGTCGAGGCGCCAGTCCGAGAGACAGTCCAATAGGCAGACATATTCCCCGCCCCAGCCTGACAGGCAACAACAATATAGTGGGAACCATATCGAACCAGACCCTGTTAATCCAGATATGGGACTGGAGTCGGATACCCAGTACATCCAG AGCGCTGACAGTGTTCAGCTGGCCGAAGCCCGTCTCCGGGCCGTGCTATCCGGCAGCCGCGGCGGTCTGGTGACGGAGGGAGTGCTGGAAGTGAAGCACGCTGGGAAATGGCGTCATGTGTGTAGTCACGGCTGGGACCTCAGCAGCAGCCGCGTCGTCTGCGGCATGTTGGGATTCCCTTCTGCCGAAGCGTTTGATCAAAACGCCTACAG GAAACTATGGGACTCCAAACTAGCGGATCCATCATCCAG ACTGAGGACGCAGATCACCAAGAAGGCCTACTGGGTGGAGAAGGTGCAGTGTCAGGGCGTGGAGGTCTCCTTGTCCCAGTGCCAGGCTCAGCTGGCCCTCCGCAGGAGAGATGGTCCATGCGCGGGAGGCATGCACGCTGTTGTCCGCTGCGTCCCTGGGCCACAGTTTGCGCGCAACGGACGAAGACATTCATCACATTCTGTGTCG AGCGACGTGCGTCTGAAGGCGGGGCCCCGCCTTGGGGAGGGTCGCGTGGAGGTTCTGAAAGAAGGCAAGTGGGGCTCAGTGGCGGACCACCTGTGGGACATCACCGACGCCAGCGTTGTCTGCAGAGAGTTGGGCTTCGGAACGGCCAAGGAGGCCCTGACCAGGGCTCAGCTGGGAGAGG GTTCCGGTCCCATCCACATGAACAGCGTCCAATGCACAGGCAGGGAGCGCTCCCTAACGGAATGTCCATCCAAAGGGGTTCCCCTGTACACCATCAAGCACAACCAGGATGCGTCGGTCCGCTGCAATGTCCCCAACACCGGCACTCAGACCACA GTGAGACTTGCTGGAGGCAGAGACAAAGCCGAGGGTCGCGTGGAGGTGTTGATCGAGGTGGGCGGAGTGAAGCGCTGGGGTTCGGTCTGCAGCGAGAACTGGGGTATCAACGAGGCCATGGTGGTGTGCCGGCAGCTTGGCTTGGGTTTCGCCTCCAGAGCTCACCAG GAAACTTGGTACTGGACGAGCTCCAGTGACGCCCGTGATGTGCTTCTGAGTGGAAGTCATTGTACGGGCTCCGAGATGTCCATCCAGCAGTGtcgcaaaaacacacacgtcTACTGTCCCAGAGGTGGCGACGGCAGAGCCGCTGGGGTCACCTGCGTGGAGA GCGCTCCTGACCTGGTCGTGGATGCCCAGCTGCTGCAGGAGTCATCTTACCTGGAGGACAGGCCTCTTCACCTGCTCAGCTGTGCCAACGAGGAGAACTGCCTCTCCTCTTCTGCTGCCAGGATGAACTGGCCTTACGGACACCGCCGACTGCTGAGGTTTTCCTCCCGTATCATGAACAATGGCCGTGCCGATTTCCAACCTCGGGCCTCCAGGGAGAACTGGATTTGGCATCAGTGTCACAG GCACTACCACAGCATTGAGGTGTTCACCCACTACGATCTGCTGACCCTCAATGGAACCCGGGTGGCTGAGGGTCACAAAGCCAGCTTCTGTCTGGAGGACACCTACTGCCCCGAAG GTCTCCATAAGCGCTATTCCTGCTACAACATGGGTCAGCAAGGCATCTCGATTGGCTGCTGGGATACGTACCGCCATGACATTGACTGCCAGTGGATTGACATCACGGACGTGCGACCTGGTGAATACGTCTTCCAG GTGGAGGTCAACCCATCTTTGGATATGGCCGAATCTGATTTCAAGAACAATGTGATCCGCTGTCGGTGTAAATATGACGGAGCGCGCGTGTACATGTTCGGATGCCATGCAG GGGATGCTTACAGCGCTGATACCGAGGACTTGTTCGACCACCAGCGCCAGATCAGCAACAACTTCCTGTGA